From the genome of Ziziphus jujuba cultivar Dongzao chromosome 6, ASM3175591v1, one region includes:
- the LOC107430278 gene encoding 3-isopropylmalate dehydratase small subunit 1 — MAASISASPNPSFTYSQHKLSNSLSPTQSLKFPTISSNPIKSLSSHHLQPPQGATARTVSRATAAPSSSSTGSPTTFHGLCYVVGDNIDTDQIIPAEYLTLVPSNPSEYEKLGSYALCGLPATYSTRFVESNEAKSKYSIVIGGANFGCGSSREHAPVALGAAGTAAVVAESYARIFFRNSVATGEVYPFESEVRICDECRTGDVITIELGESRLINHTTGKEYKLKSIGDAGPVIEAGGIFAYARKTGMIPSA; from the coding sequence ATGGCAGCCTCAATTTCGGCGTCTCCAAACCCTAGCTTCACATACTCACAACATAAGCTTTctaactctctctctcccacTCAGTCCCTTAAATTCCCTACCATTTCTTCGAACCCGATCAAATCTCTATCATCCCACCATCTCCAACCACCTCAAGGCGCCACCGCTCGAACTGTCTCACGCGCCACCGCCGcaccctcctcctcctccaccgGCTCGCCGACCACATTCCACGGACTCTGCTACGTCGTCGGCGATAACATCGATACCGACCAGATCATCCCGGCCGAGTACCTAACCCTCGTGCCTTCCAACCCCTCGGAGTACGAGAAGCTTGGTTCCTACGCGCTTTGCGGTCTCCCAGCCACCTATTCTACGCGATTCGTGGAGAGCAACGAGGCCAAGTCCAAGTACTCTATAGTCATCGGCGGCGCGAACTTCGGATGCGGGTCGTCTAGGGAACACGCTCCGGTGGCTCTGGGTGCGGCGGGGACGGCGGCGGTGGTGGCTGAGTCTTATGCGAGGATATTTTTCAGGAACTCGGTGGCTACAGGGGAGGTGTACCCGTTTGAATCAGAGGTGAGGATTTGCGATGAGTGTAGGACTGGGGACGTGATCACGATCGAGCTCGGAGAGAGCCGGTTGATCAACCATACTACTGGGAAAGAGTACAAATTGAAGTCCATTGGGGATGCTGGGCCTGTAATTGAGGCCGGTGGGATTTTCGCCTATGCCAGAAAGACCGGGATGATTCCTTCTGCTTAG
- the LOC107430283 gene encoding E3 ubiquitin ligase PQT3-like isoform X1 yields MAVYYKFKSARDYDSIPMDGPFISVGTLKEKIFESKHLGRGTDFDLLVTNAQTNEEYIDEATLIPKNTSVLVRRVPGRPRKPIVTDPKPVLEDKVENAEPSRISFPAADSSVSKYPDDSEWDDLGADLYEIPEVVPVQSSNPIPEATPPTSKADEDSKIKALIETPALEWQRQGSDGFGPGRGFGRGMGGRMMGGRGFGRAGGLERKTPPQGYVCHRCKVPGHYIQHCPTNGDPTFDIKRVKPPTGIPKSMLMAAPDGSYALPSGAVAVLKPNEDAFDKEVEGLASTRSIGDLPPELHCPLCQEVMKDAVLTSKCCFKSFCDKCIRDHIISKSMCVCGATNILADDLLPNKTLRDTINRILESGNSSAENAGSTFQVQDMESARDPQPKIPSPSMSAASKGEQKSLPVIDETPKIEETVDEAKPAVVPQKPIEKVRSAKVADVSEATHESISVKEPASQGSAQHIEEEVQQKLAPGEAGKKKKKKKVRMPANDLQWRTSQDLAVDNYMMTMGPSAYNPLWTGMQPGMEGYMTPYAAPMPYMGYGPGPLDMPFGGFIPQDPFAANCMYPIPPQRDLAADFTMGMNVAPPIMSREEFEARKANLRRKRESDRRVESMDFSRDREFGREVTSSGNVPPLKQKSMSVGRPSSPDPQPHRHRSERSSPERSTREVEPPRPPKRKSDHHHDRDRDRDRDYDHDRDYDYHDRESDHSHHQRRRTESSARPSSETSSKPAASAAAAAAAAAAAALDRKQKASVFSRISFPEAEAIRKRKLSSSSMATEAGGGGASASSGQHKPTTNGYYDDYKGSSMKAASVLATSGGGRKASSAADYESSDDDRHFKRKPSRYEPSPPPRPDQEEPSRHSRGSRERDRERERSKHR; encoded by the exons atggcggtgtattataaatttaagaGTGCAAGAGATTATGATTCAATTCCTATGGACGGTCCTTTCATCTCAGTTGGtactttgaaagaaaaaatttttgaaTCCAAGCATTTGGGGAGGGGTACTGATTTTGACCTTTTGGTCACCAACGCCCAGACCAATGAAG AGTATATTGATGAAGCAACGTTGATACCCAAAAATACATCAGTTTTAGTTCGTCGCGTACCAGGACGTCCCCGTAAACCTATTGTTACTGATCCAAA GCCAGTTCTGGAAGATAAGGTTGAAAATGCTGAACCATCAAGAATTAGTTTCCCAGCAGCTGATTCATCTGTCTCAAAATAT CCTGATGATTCGGAGTGGGATGATCTTGGGGCAGATTTATATGAAATTCCTGAAGTGGTACCAGTTCAGTCGAGCAATCCAATTCCTGAAGCCACTCCTCCTACCAGTAAAGCTGATGAGGATAGCAAGATTAAGGCTTTAATTGAGACCCCAGCCTTGGAATGGCAAAG GCAAGGTTCTGATGGGTTTGGTCCTGGTAGAGGTTTTGGAAGGGGTATGGGAGGGAGAATGATGGGTGGACGTGGTTTTG GTCGAGCAGGAGGGTTGGAGCGGAAAACACCTCCGCAGGGTTATGTATGTCATAGATGCAAGGTGCCTG GGCATTATATTCAGCATTGCCCCACTAATGGTGATCCAACTTTTGACATCAAAAGAGTGAAGCCACCCACTGGGATACCGAAGTCCATGCTGATGGCAGCTCCTGATGGCTCATATGCATTGCCAAGTGGTGCAGTAGCTGTCTTGAAGCCAAATGA GGATGCTTTCGATAAAGAAGTTGAAGGGTTAGCATCTACGCGTTCTATTGGTGATCTACCACCTGAGCTGCACTGCCCATTGTGCCAGGAAGTAATGAAAGATGCAGTGCTGACAAGCAAGTGTTGCTTCAAGAGTTTCTGTGATAAAT GTATCAGGGACCATATTATCTCAAAATCAATGTGTGTCTGTGGGGCTACAAACATACTTGCAGATGATCTTTTGCCAAACAAGACACTTAGAGATACAATAAATCGAATCTTGGAGTCTGGTAACAGTAGTGCTGAAAATGCTGGGAGTACATTTCAAGTTCAAG ATATGGAGTCTGCTCGCGACCCACAGCCCAAGATTCCATCCCCGTCAATGTCTGCTGCATCAAAGGGAGAACAAAAGTCATTGCCTGTTATTGATGAAACTCCTAAGATAGAGGAAACTGTGGATGAGGCAAAGCCTGCTGTTGTTCCACAGAAGCCGATAGAGAAAGTGCGCTCTGCAAAAGTAGCTGATGTATCTGAAGCCACTCATGAGTCGATAAGTGTGAAGGAACCAGCATCACAAGGCAGTGCTCAACATATTGAGGAGGAAGTACAGCAGAAGCTGGCTCCTGGTGAGGCAG gaaagaaaaagaaaaagaagaaagttcgCATGCCTGCAAATG ACTTGCAGTGGAGGACCTCTCAAGATCTTGCAGTTGATAACTATATGATGACTATGGGCCCCTCTGCATATAATCCTTTATGGACAGGCATGCAACCCGGTATGGAAGGATATATGACACCATATGCTGCTCCTATGCCCTATATGGGTTATGGACCGGGCCCTTTAGACATGCCATTTGGAGGTTTTATTCCACAGGATCCGTTTGCTGCAAATTGTATGTACCCTATTCCACCTCAGAG GGATCTTGCAGCAGATTTCACTATGGGTATGAATGTAGCACCCCCTATCATGAgcagagaggaatttgaggctCGAAAAGCTAACTTGAGGAGGAAGCGTGAAAGTGATAGACGGGTTGAAAG CATGGATTTTTCCAGGGATCGTGAATTTGGTAGAGAAGTGACAAGCAGTGGCAATGTTCCTCCATTGAAACAGAAATCT ATGTCTGTTGGCCGACCATCAAGCCCGGACCCGCAACCGCATCGTCACCGGTCTGAGAGATCTTCCCCAGAACGATCTACACGGGAGGTCGAACCTCCACGACCCCCAAAGAGAAAATCCGACCACCACCACGACCGAGACCGGGATCGGGACCGTGACTATGACCACGACAGAGACTACGACTACCATGATCGTGAGAGCGACCATTCCCACCACCAGCGTCGCCGTACAGAGTCCTCCGCGAGGCCATCATCGGAAACATCATCTAAACCTGCAGCGTCGGCGGCAGCTgctgcagcagcagcagcagcagcagcattaGACCGCAAGCAGAAGGCAAGCGTCTTCTCCCGGATAAGCTTTCCGGAAGCAGAAGCCATTAGGAAAAGGAAGCTGTCTTCATCTTCTATGGCTACGGAGGCCGGTGGTGGCGGGGCTTCTGCATCTTCCGGTCAACATAAACCCACGACAAATGGGTATTACGATGATTACAAGGGATCGTCCATGAAGGCCGCTTCAGTTTTGGCGACTAGTGGTGGTGGAAGGAAAGCCAGCAGTGCTGCGGACTATGAATCAAGCGACGATGATAGGCACTTCAAGAGGAAGCCATCGAGATATGAGCCGTCTCCACCACCACGACCTGATCAGGAAGAGCCGTCCAGGCATTCCAGGGGCTCCAGGGAGAGAGACCGTGAAAGGGAACGAAGCAAGCatagatga
- the LOC107430283 gene encoding E3 ubiquitin ligase PQT3-like isoform X2, which produces MAVYYKFKSARDYDSIPMDGPFISVGTLKEKIFESKHLGRGTDFDLLVTNAQTNEEYIDEATLIPKNTSVLVRRVPGRPRKPIVTDPKPVLEDKVENAEPSRISFPAADSSVSKYPDDSEWDDLGADLYEIPEVVPVQSSNPIPEATPPTSKADEDSKIKALIETPALEWQRQGSDGFGPGRGFGRGMGGRMMGGRGFGGLERKTPPQGYVCHRCKVPGHYIQHCPTNGDPTFDIKRVKPPTGIPKSMLMAAPDGSYALPSGAVAVLKPNEDAFDKEVEGLASTRSIGDLPPELHCPLCQEVMKDAVLTSKCCFKSFCDKCIRDHIISKSMCVCGATNILADDLLPNKTLRDTINRILESGNSSAENAGSTFQVQDMESARDPQPKIPSPSMSAASKGEQKSLPVIDETPKIEETVDEAKPAVVPQKPIEKVRSAKVADVSEATHESISVKEPASQGSAQHIEEEVQQKLAPGEAGKKKKKKKVRMPANDLQWRTSQDLAVDNYMMTMGPSAYNPLWTGMQPGMEGYMTPYAAPMPYMGYGPGPLDMPFGGFIPQDPFAANCMYPIPPQRDLAADFTMGMNVAPPIMSREEFEARKANLRRKRESDRRVESMDFSRDREFGREVTSSGNVPPLKQKSMSVGRPSSPDPQPHRHRSERSSPERSTREVEPPRPPKRKSDHHHDRDRDRDRDYDHDRDYDYHDRESDHSHHQRRRTESSARPSSETSSKPAASAAAAAAAAAAAALDRKQKASVFSRISFPEAEAIRKRKLSSSSMATEAGGGGASASSGQHKPTTNGYYDDYKGSSMKAASVLATSGGGRKASSAADYESSDDDRHFKRKPSRYEPSPPPRPDQEEPSRHSRGSRERDRERERSKHR; this is translated from the exons atggcggtgtattataaatttaagaGTGCAAGAGATTATGATTCAATTCCTATGGACGGTCCTTTCATCTCAGTTGGtactttgaaagaaaaaatttttgaaTCCAAGCATTTGGGGAGGGGTACTGATTTTGACCTTTTGGTCACCAACGCCCAGACCAATGAAG AGTATATTGATGAAGCAACGTTGATACCCAAAAATACATCAGTTTTAGTTCGTCGCGTACCAGGACGTCCCCGTAAACCTATTGTTACTGATCCAAA GCCAGTTCTGGAAGATAAGGTTGAAAATGCTGAACCATCAAGAATTAGTTTCCCAGCAGCTGATTCATCTGTCTCAAAATAT CCTGATGATTCGGAGTGGGATGATCTTGGGGCAGATTTATATGAAATTCCTGAAGTGGTACCAGTTCAGTCGAGCAATCCAATTCCTGAAGCCACTCCTCCTACCAGTAAAGCTGATGAGGATAGCAAGATTAAGGCTTTAATTGAGACCCCAGCCTTGGAATGGCAAAG GCAAGGTTCTGATGGGTTTGGTCCTGGTAGAGGTTTTGGAAGGGGTATGGGAGGGAGAATGATGGGTGGACGTGGTTTTG GAGGGTTGGAGCGGAAAACACCTCCGCAGGGTTATGTATGTCATAGATGCAAGGTGCCTG GGCATTATATTCAGCATTGCCCCACTAATGGTGATCCAACTTTTGACATCAAAAGAGTGAAGCCACCCACTGGGATACCGAAGTCCATGCTGATGGCAGCTCCTGATGGCTCATATGCATTGCCAAGTGGTGCAGTAGCTGTCTTGAAGCCAAATGA GGATGCTTTCGATAAAGAAGTTGAAGGGTTAGCATCTACGCGTTCTATTGGTGATCTACCACCTGAGCTGCACTGCCCATTGTGCCAGGAAGTAATGAAAGATGCAGTGCTGACAAGCAAGTGTTGCTTCAAGAGTTTCTGTGATAAAT GTATCAGGGACCATATTATCTCAAAATCAATGTGTGTCTGTGGGGCTACAAACATACTTGCAGATGATCTTTTGCCAAACAAGACACTTAGAGATACAATAAATCGAATCTTGGAGTCTGGTAACAGTAGTGCTGAAAATGCTGGGAGTACATTTCAAGTTCAAG ATATGGAGTCTGCTCGCGACCCACAGCCCAAGATTCCATCCCCGTCAATGTCTGCTGCATCAAAGGGAGAACAAAAGTCATTGCCTGTTATTGATGAAACTCCTAAGATAGAGGAAACTGTGGATGAGGCAAAGCCTGCTGTTGTTCCACAGAAGCCGATAGAGAAAGTGCGCTCTGCAAAAGTAGCTGATGTATCTGAAGCCACTCATGAGTCGATAAGTGTGAAGGAACCAGCATCACAAGGCAGTGCTCAACATATTGAGGAGGAAGTACAGCAGAAGCTGGCTCCTGGTGAGGCAG gaaagaaaaagaaaaagaagaaagttcgCATGCCTGCAAATG ACTTGCAGTGGAGGACCTCTCAAGATCTTGCAGTTGATAACTATATGATGACTATGGGCCCCTCTGCATATAATCCTTTATGGACAGGCATGCAACCCGGTATGGAAGGATATATGACACCATATGCTGCTCCTATGCCCTATATGGGTTATGGACCGGGCCCTTTAGACATGCCATTTGGAGGTTTTATTCCACAGGATCCGTTTGCTGCAAATTGTATGTACCCTATTCCACCTCAGAG GGATCTTGCAGCAGATTTCACTATGGGTATGAATGTAGCACCCCCTATCATGAgcagagaggaatttgaggctCGAAAAGCTAACTTGAGGAGGAAGCGTGAAAGTGATAGACGGGTTGAAAG CATGGATTTTTCCAGGGATCGTGAATTTGGTAGAGAAGTGACAAGCAGTGGCAATGTTCCTCCATTGAAACAGAAATCT ATGTCTGTTGGCCGACCATCAAGCCCGGACCCGCAACCGCATCGTCACCGGTCTGAGAGATCTTCCCCAGAACGATCTACACGGGAGGTCGAACCTCCACGACCCCCAAAGAGAAAATCCGACCACCACCACGACCGAGACCGGGATCGGGACCGTGACTATGACCACGACAGAGACTACGACTACCATGATCGTGAGAGCGACCATTCCCACCACCAGCGTCGCCGTACAGAGTCCTCCGCGAGGCCATCATCGGAAACATCATCTAAACCTGCAGCGTCGGCGGCAGCTgctgcagcagcagcagcagcagcagcattaGACCGCAAGCAGAAGGCAAGCGTCTTCTCCCGGATAAGCTTTCCGGAAGCAGAAGCCATTAGGAAAAGGAAGCTGTCTTCATCTTCTATGGCTACGGAGGCCGGTGGTGGCGGGGCTTCTGCATCTTCCGGTCAACATAAACCCACGACAAATGGGTATTACGATGATTACAAGGGATCGTCCATGAAGGCCGCTTCAGTTTTGGCGACTAGTGGTGGTGGAAGGAAAGCCAGCAGTGCTGCGGACTATGAATCAAGCGACGATGATAGGCACTTCAAGAGGAAGCCATCGAGATATGAGCCGTCTCCACCACCACGACCTGATCAGGAAGAGCCGTCCAGGCATTCCAGGGGCTCCAGGGAGAGAGACCGTGAAAGGGAACGAAGCAAGCatagatga